The following nucleotide sequence is from Mycobacterium sp. 3519A.
ATCAACCGTCAGTTGGCCGAGCTCGCGACCGAATCCGCCCCCGATGGCGTGCACCTGCAGCTGTTCGACCGGCTTGGTGAGCTGCCGTTCTACAACGAGGACATCGACACCGAAGACGTTGCCGAGCCGGTGCAGGCGCTGCGCGCCGCGGCCGCTGACGCCGACGCGGCGCTCGTCGTCACCCCCGAATACAACGGCACCATCCCCGGTGTGCTGAAGAACGCGATCGACTGGCTGTCGCGGCCGTTCGGCAACGGCGCGCTGAAGGGCAAACCGGTCGCGGTGATCGGAACGGCGCATGGCCGCTACGGCGGCGTGTGGGCGCACGACGAGGCGCGTAAGTCGTTCGGCATCGCCGGTGTGCAGGTGGTGGAGGATCTCAAGCTGTCGGTGCAGACGACGGCGTTCGACGGCAGACATCCCAGGGAGAACGCTCAGATCGCCGCAAATCTGCGCGATGTCGTGGGGAAGCTGGCCGCCGAGGTCGGGTAGTGCACTACTCGTGACGGCGCTGGTCCGCGCGCCGCAGCATTCGGGTATGTGCGGATTCACTCGGACTCTGTCGCTGCTGGTGCTGACGGCGACGGCCGTCTCGGGCGTCGGCAGGGCCAAGCCGGCCCCGCCCGCCCGCGCCCCGCAGACCCTTCCGCCCGGTACCCGGATCTGTGAGCCCGCCAAGGCGCGCTGTTGATTTTCGCCTTTGCTGTTACGTCACCGTGACAGTTCGCGCCGCCGGGCCTGTCGGTGGTCGGTGGTAGACCAGGGTGAGCAGCCGCGACATGACCCGAATGTGACATGCGACACGCCGGGTCAAAAGCTGGCTGACAGCTTACGACCAGGGAATTTCAAAAATGTTATTCAGAACATCTTGTATCCCTTCGCAATGTCGGACACTAGGTGTAGTGTTTCGAGCACCGACAGACCCCCACCGGTACTTGTACCTTCCAGGGTCGGCCGGAGGCCAGAAGTCCGGCGGTGTCGGTTCCCAGACGCACCGGGCAGCAGCCCCGGACGCCTGGAATTTTGGGGGCCCGAGGGCCGCTGAATTTTCAGCGACAAGCAGTAACCGACCAGTTGCCAGTCCGTCCGCAGAGGAGCCGTACCGAAGATGACGCAACCTTCGATCACCGTGTACACCAAGCCCGCTTGCGTGCAGTGCAACGCCACCTACAAGGCGCTGGACAAGCAGGGCATCGCCTACGAGAAGGTTGACATCACCCTGGACAGCGAGGCCCGCGACTACGTCATGGCGCTGGGCTACCTGCAGGCGCCCGTGGTGGTCGCAGGCAACGAGCACTGGTCGGGGTTCCGACCGGACCGCATCAAGGCCCTGTCCGGGGCGGTCGCGGCGACGGCATAAAGAAGGGGTACTCCGAGAGGCGGAAAGGAGAGGACGTCGAGATGACACCGTGCAACCTCGTCTACTTCTCCAGCGTGTCGGAGAACACCCACCGCTTCGTCGAGAAGCTGGGATTGCCCGCCATCCGGATCCCGCTGCACGGACGCATCGAGGTCGATGAGCCGTACGTGCTGGTGCTGCCCACCTACGGCGGCGGGCGCGCCACCCCGGACATCAACGACGGCGGCTACGTGCCCAAGCAGGTCATCGCGTTTCTGAACAACGAACACAACCGGTCGTTGATCCGCGGCGTCATCGCCGCGGGCAACAACAACTTCGGCGCCGAGTTCGCCTATGCGGGCAACGTGGTTTCCCGCAAGTGCGGCGTGCCGTATCTGTATCGCTTCGAACTCATGGGAACCCCCGACGACGTGGAAGCCGTCCGCGCGGGCTTGGAAGACTTTTGGAAGGACCAGACGTGCCACCAACCGTCACAGCTGCAGAGCCTGTAACGACCGACGCGCCGGG
It contains:
- a CDS encoding NADPH-dependent FMN reductase encodes the protein MSDAKVLVLLGSLRAASINRQLAELATESAPDGVHLQLFDRLGELPFYNEDIDTEDVAEPVQALRAAAADADAALVVTPEYNGTIPGVLKNAIDWLSRPFGNGALKGKPVAVIGTAHGRYGGVWAHDEARKSFGIAGVQVVEDLKLSVQTTAFDGRHPRENAQIAANLRDVVGKLAAEVG
- a CDS encoding redoxin NrdH translates to MTQPSITVYTKPACVQCNATYKALDKQGIAYEKVDITLDSEARDYVMALGYLQAPVVVAGNEHWSGFRPDRIKALSGAVAATA
- the nrdI gene encoding class Ib ribonucleoside-diphosphate reductase assembly flavoprotein NrdI, producing the protein MTPCNLVYFSSVSENTHRFVEKLGLPAIRIPLHGRIEVDEPYVLVLPTYGGGRATPDINDGGYVPKQVIAFLNNEHNRSLIRGVIAAGNNNFGAEFAYAGNVVSRKCGVPYLYRFELMGTPDDVEAVRAGLEDFWKDQTCHQPSQLQSL